tgtgtgtgtgtgtgagtgtgtgtgtgtgtgtgtgtgtgagtgagtgtactGTGTGACACATTGCAGGTGCTAATACAGTATTTTAGACCAGTGGTTTATGTATCTTAATAAACTGGCAGAAAAACAAGTTAATGTTTTTGAGTCTCTTCTtatcacaaaggctgcattcatttgataagaaatattattagaatgtaaaacatctgctttctgttttaatctgtgttaaagtgtaatttatttctgtgatgtattttcagcatcattcctccagtcttcagtgtcacatgatcttcagaaatcagaataatatgatcatttactgctcaagaaacatttctgattacagttgtgctgcacattatttctgtggaaactgtgatacattttatttttcaggattcacagatgaacagaaagttcagaagaagagcatttatttgaaatagaaatcttttttaaacatttctaaatgtctttactgacactttgaGTAATTCAATgcatctttactgaataaaaatataaatttcttacattccccaaacctttaaatgataatgtaacAAACATAtcgagcagcacaactgttttcagcattcacAGAAATATCTTAcaatttaacagatattcacatagaaaaccgCTGCTTTAAATccgaataatatttcacagtttttactgcatttttgctCAGATCAGCACGAATCATGTGCGTCTGCGGCCGCTGGAGGTTGAAGGGCCTGTGACCTGCGCTCATTTCCAGGGAAACTCTCATCTGACGAGGAACTATTGCATCTGAGTCTCGCAGGAGGAAATTGTTCCTGAGAGTCCCCTGTTTCCAGGGGGAACTTTTATAGGGGGCGGAACccgaggggtcagaggtcacgccAGTCTGTGACTGTGAAGAATGATGAACTATAAATGAAGGAGTCTGTGAGGAATGAGGACCGTCTTCAGTCTGCAGGCCGTGATGCTGAGTGACGTCTGAGGGGCGGGGCATCACTCATGGCAACATCTCGCTATGTGTGACATCACAGTGATGCTCCTTAAAGGGCCGGCGCAGCACCTGCTCCGCCACAGACCCGTCCTGAAGCGTACAGGACAGAACCGTGACAGTAACGTGATCCAGGCactggactgatattcattttcTGATCGGCTCTCATTAGAAACAAGGATGGTCTCTTCATCTCCTCTGAACTTCAGCTCACTTCTTCATCACGCTCTCCTCCTGCTCCTCATCATCAATGTGGCAACACAGGTAAAGGGACGGCCATCACCACGGCGACCAGATGCTCAGGTGAGGATTTGATCTGTGAGTCAACTTCTGATTTGGCCAATCACatgagtttggggcgggactaTCGGAACTGGCTGACCAATGGCAGGCGAGCATTTGGGAAACATGTCTGAAAACAGTCATCATGCCTGAGCTGCACAAGTTACACacttcacaatttaaaaaaaaaagaaaaaaaaaaaggcataattaCTATTTTCTTACTCTTAATTTATGGAGACATAATGTGGTCTGGGATTATTACGGTTTAATTCAACTACACCCATCGTTCAGTACTTAAAAAAGCAaatgttaactttttatttttgtttagtttaatgatgcactaaaataagtcaaacttaaattaaaatattaaagcaactCAAATAGtacaattttatacattttatatttttactttataaaaaattattgtaaCATTTCTCATCTTAATTTTCATGATGTACTAAAATAgctcaaactaaataaatatataaataaatatgaatgaattaataaattatgcattcatgttaaataaataaataaactactgtAATCTCTAACCCCTTTATACAAAActaagaaaaatgacaaaaacacacaacaacattactaatatattaaatcaaaacatgtattaaacaatgtattaaatataataaaaaccaaaaacattaatacaaagtaaaaaatatctcaattatattaaaataactctTAGAACATTTTGtgataatgtaatgttttctagAACATTCTGTTCcacatattattaaatatatatatatatatatatatattagtagatGTATTTATAGTAGTATAAGCAAACTTTACttaatactaaatattaaaatcGTAAGTGAAACAGTAACAATGATTAATCAGCAGTGCACTAGATAGGTGTCACATGTCTTGCTGAGTGTTTAAAGTCAGTTCCAAAGGTATTTGCATTgcatcatgggattgtagttctttaaAGCCAGCAATTAATTTAGTCAAATACATTTGTGCTTCATGGCTTATAATGTATTAAGATTTACATatcatctaaaagctgaataaatatagTTGAGATTAAAATTTTACACCCCCTTCCAGACAAAATGAGTGGGGTCATACAAAATGTATGATattgtatatgttaatatatagttcacaagagaaaataaaagcTGAATTTATACAAAATGACCCCGTTCAAAAGTGCACATCTTATTTAGGTCactactaaataaacaataacttGCATTTTGATTgaatgatccctcttattttggggaaataattaaaattttgcaTATTCTGAAAgggggatgtaaacttttgacctaaACTGTACAATATTCGTCTGATCCattaagttttgatttatttacagtaggagattcaccaaatatcttcatgaacatgatctttacttaatatcctcatgatttttgtcataaaagagaaatgtataattgtgactcatacagtgtattgttgtctatttctccAAATAcacgtctgtgacactgatgactgcttctgtgctgcaggacactgATGTCTTACAGGTCTCTTCTAGCATTTTAAGAGACTCCAAATAAAAACTCCTGCTTATCTCAGTATCTcttatgaagtgtgtgtgtgtttcaatcaGGTCCTGCAGGATCTGTTCGGACTGAAGATCAGCTCTCTGGTATTGGCTCATCCAGAGGTCAGCGAGGGGTCAGCAGACGAGGCTCCGCCCCCGTCACGTGTGTTCCTGGAGCTGCTGGGCCGTCACAGGAAGCTGCAGGGGCGGAGCAGGAAGGGCGTGGCGCGCGGCTGCTTCGGGATGAAGGTGGACCGGATCGGGATCATCAGTGGACTGGGATGCTGACGCTCTCAGGTTCATCTCAGCTCTCAAAATCATCATGTTTCTCATTCCCTTCAGACAGGGTCATGTTTCAGAGATGAATTTCAGATAACTGAAGTCTTCCCTCGTCTGTAGTCTGATGTGTTTTCTCTGTGTGCAGGTGAGCAGCTGATCTCAGACCTGCGTCTGCAGCACAGATCCTCCTCTTCTGCTGGAGTCTGTGTTGTTTTAGCAGCTGTTGATGATTATTTCTGTCAGAACGGCTGTAACGATCAGATGTGACACACGACCGACTGCAGCGGCGTTTGGCTCGATACGCAGAACACACAACTTGACATGAGTCACTTTTTAAGACCCTGAGGTTTTCTCagcagatggtgtgtgtgtgtgtgtgtgtgtgtgtgtgtgagagagagagagagagggagagagagagagtgagagagagagtgagtgtgtgtgagagagagagagagagtgagtgtgtgtgtgtgtgagagagagagagagagagagagagagggagagtgtgtgtgtgtgtgtgtgtgtgtgtgtgtgtgtgtgtgtgagagagagagagagagagagggagagtgtgtgtgtgtgtgtgtgtgtgtgtgagagagagagagagagagagagagagagagggagagtgtgtgtgtgagagagagagagagagagagggagagtgtgtgtgtgtgtgtgtgtgtgtgtgtgtgagagagagagagagggagagagagagtgagtgtgtgtgtgtgtgtgagagagagagagagagagagagagggagtgtgtgtgtgtgtgtgtgtgtgtgtgtgtgtgagagagagagagagagagagagagagagggagagtgtgtgtgtgtgtgtgtgtgtgtgtgtgagag
This window of the Carassius gibelio isolate Cgi1373 ecotype wild population from Czech Republic chromosome B13, carGib1.2-hapl.c, whole genome shotgun sequence genome carries:
- the LOC127970592 gene encoding C-type natriuretic peptide 2-like, with the translated sequence MVSSSPLNFSSLLHHALLLLLIINVATQVKGRPSPRRPDAQVLQDLFGLKISSLVLAHPEVSEGSADEAPPPSRVFLELLGRHRKLQGRSRKGVARGCFGMKVDRIGIISGLGC